The stretch of DNA CCTATCGAGCCGTTCGAATCATTCCATCGAATGAATCATACGGCCGCGCGTTCTCTCCCCGACGGCGCCCTCGCGGCCCGCGCTCCCCGCGTCATCAGCCCCCCGCTCGCCATGTTCGCCCCGACCCGCATCCTCGCCCCCGTCGACTTCTCCGAAGGCTCCGAGGCCGCGCTCCGCTGGGCCGTCGACCTCGCCCAGCGCACCGGGGCCGAGCTCCACGTCCTCCACGTCGAGTCGGGCTCGGCCTTCGGTGGGGAGACGTCCGGCGACGCCTCCCTCGCGGGAGGGCGCTCGCTCCGAGTCCCCGATCGGGATCGGTCCGGCGACGACCTGGCGGCGTTGATCGACCGCGTGCCCACGGGCGAGGTCCTCGTGACGCGCGCGCGCGCCCACGGCCGCCCCTCGCGTGAGGTGCTCGACTACGCGGAGCGGGAGGGGGCCGACCTCGTCGTGATGGGTACGCGGGGCCGCCGCGGCCTCCGCCGGCTCCTGCTCGGCAGCGTCGCCGGGGAGGTGCTCCGTCGGGCTCGGGTGCCGGTCCTCGTCGTGCCCGAGACCGCGCCGCTGGGGCCGGTCCGCCTCGTCCTCGCCCCCACCGACTTCTCCGACGCCGCGCGCCAGACGCTCCCCATCGCCGCAGGGCTCGCCGCGCTCCACGGGGCCGACCTCGAGCTCGTCCACGCCCTCGAACCCGTCCGAGCCGTCCGGGTGACGATCCCGGCCGGTGCGATCCCCGGCCTCTCGGACGGAGCCCGATGCCGGCTCCGCGCTATGGCCGGCGACCCCGCTCTCACCGCGGAGCTGGGCAGCGGAAAGGCCACTGGGGTGGCCCACGAAGAGGGCGGCGTCCTCGTCGCGGCCCGCCCGCCCACGAAGATCGGCCACCACCTCATCGAGGGGTATGCGCCGGAGGCCATCGTCGGGTACGCCCGGTCGCGGGGCGCCGACGCGGTCGTGATGGCGCGGCGGGGCCTCACCGGCGTCGAGCGGCTCCTGCTCGGGAGCGTGACCGAACGCGTCTGCCAGCTCGGCCCCTGCCCCGTCCTCGTCGTCCCTCCGGAGACTCCCGGCGCGTAAGGCGGCCCCTGCGTCGGGCGCGATCTCCGCGCTGTAACCCCCTCGACCTTCCCCGTGGCCGCCGGCCTCGAGCGATCTATGGAAACCCTCCTCGCCGCCCCTATCGGGGCGCTGCTCATTTTCACGCTGCGCATCCTCGACGTCTCGATGTCGATCATGCGCATGATCCTCGCCGTCCGGGGCCACCGTGGCGTCGCGGCCGTGATCGGGTTCTTCGAGGTCCTCCTGTGGCTCGTCGCCGTTGGGACCGCGCTCGAGCACCTGGACTCGTGGCTCCACATCGTCGGCTACGCCGCGGGCTTCGCGGCCGGCAACTACGTCGGGGTGTGGGTGGAGGAGCGCTTCGCGATGGGCACCAACGTGGTCCGGGCCATCCTGCCCCAGGTGGAGCACGCCGACGGGGGCACGGCGGGGGGCGCCGCCGCGCACGCGCTGCGGGAGTCCGGGTACGCCGTCACGGAGATGCACGGGCGCGGCCGCGAGAGCGCCGTCGAGATCCTCAACGTGGTCGTGCCGCGCAAGCGCGTGAGCGAGGTGATGGGGATCGTCCAGGCTCACACGTCGAAGGCGTTCGTGACGGTGGAGGAGGTCCGCTCGGCCCACGGCGGCCGCGTGCGCCCGGGCGGCCGCAAGACCCCGTTCTTGGTCGGCGGGTAATGCCCCTCCTCCTCTGCCGCGGCCCCATGACGCATCCCTTCCACCCCTACCCCGTTCTACGATGAGCTCGACTGACCGACCGTCCCCCACCCACCCCCCGACCCTCGCGGCCGCCGACCGCATCGCCGAGGCCGTCCGGGACGCGTGCGTGGAGGCCGCACTCGACGCCTTCGAGGACGCATCCATGAGCGGGCTCTGCTGCACCGGGGCCTGGGAGTGCGCCGTCGGGGCCGTCCGGACGCTCGACCTCGGCCCCGCCG from Rubrivirga marina encodes:
- a CDS encoding universal stress protein, with amino-acid sequence MFAPTRILAPVDFSEGSEAALRWAVDLAQRTGAELHVLHVESGSAFGGETSGDASLAGGRSLRVPDRDRSGDDLAALIDRVPTGEVLVTRARAHGRPSREVLDYAEREGADLVVMGTRGRRGLRRLLLGSVAGEVLRRARVPVLVVPETAPLGPVRLVLAPTDFSDAARQTLPIAAGLAALHGADLELVHALEPVRAVRVTIPAGAIPGLSDGARCRLRAMAGDPALTAELGSGKATGVAHEEGGVLVAARPPTKIGHHLIEGYAPEAIVGYARSRGADAVVMARRGLTGVERLLLGSVTERVCQLGPCPVLVVPPETPGA
- a CDS encoding DUF2179 domain-containing protein, whose amino-acid sequence is METLLAAPIGALLIFTLRILDVSMSIMRMILAVRGHRGVAAVIGFFEVLLWLVAVGTALEHLDSWLHIVGYAAGFAAGNYVGVWVEERFAMGTNVVRAILPQVEHADGGTAGGAAAHALRESGYAVTEMHGRGRESAVEILNVVVPRKRVSEVMGIVQAHTSKAFVTVEEVRSAHGGRVRPGGRKTPFLVGG